In Alosa alosa isolate M-15738 ecotype Scorff River chromosome 23, AALO_Geno_1.1, whole genome shotgun sequence, a single window of DNA contains:
- the tmco3 gene encoding transmembrane and coiled-coil domain-containing protein 3 isoform X1: protein MRVLCVLLWWVGLAVALRQQQDTVAQHAIKLYRGRGAGASFGHRWVRENCQMLAGLLRQKNAAIRKLSLAAVAALRDPTLSDSERLYQVHTLEVFQRELNESEHSVFQAALGLQRVLHGDYRDVVSMKHSSRQRLEALREAAIKEEREYLDLLAAEKHQQEALKSAKDQNRTLSILEGILEDVRKAADRLEEDIEEHAFDYKKEGMNVEAVLRVEDDEEKPKSKNISHRKLSEGEGSLGLSMLIDSQNNQYVLTKPRDSTMSRADHHFIKDIILIVMLSLPCGWLCIQLGLPPMFGYIICGVLLGPSGMNSIKSMVQVESIGEFGVLFTLFVVGLEFSPEQLHKVWRISVQGTSCLTLLMVGAGLVWGQLLRLNVSQTVFVSSCLSLSSTPLVSKFLSGASRAEKEEAGNERKRRERERDEHCACVCQRMIHSLPLILYEKKGELEPSSVLLGMLVMQDVQLGLFIAIMPTLIQAGDGQADSSVSGVVHVLWLLVQVLVCLAGVLLLCFFLRSFLIGPFYRKLHAECRGSKEIMVLGTTAFMFLMLMVTEFLYLSMELGCFLAGALVSSQGHMVTSEVMRCVEPIRDFLAIIFFASIGLHVFPTFVLYELTILLVLTLSLVILKAMPYSTHSVMHVVGLTHSDHHNHKVSDNMEGIPTEIDQAGKKDDKIKTQFLMAVVVLSTLLPRGSRHICWLVSAGLAQVSEFSFVLGSQARRTGIISREVYLLVLSVTTLSLLLAPVLWWAARLRFIPHMDRKMVT from the exons ATGCGAGTtctctgtgtgctgctgtggtGGGTAGGCCTTGCAGTGGCACTACGCCAGCAGCAGGACACCGTAGCTCAGCATGCTATTAAGCTGTACCGCGGCCGTGGAGCTGGGGCATCGTTTGGGCACCGATGGGTGCGGGAGAACTGCCAGATGCTGGCAGGGCTGCTGCGGCAGAAAAACGCCGCCATCAGGAAGCTGTCATTAGCTGCCGTGGCGGCGCTGCGTGACCCTACGCTTTCGGATTCCGAGCGGTTGTACCAGGTGCATACGCTGGAGGTGTTCCAGCGAGAGCTGAATGAGAGCGAACACTCGGTCTTCCAGGCCGCACTGGGACTGCAGAGAGTACTCCACGGCGATTACAGGGATGTAGTCAGCATGAAACACAGCAGCAGGCAAAGGCTGGAAGCACTCAGGGAGGCTGCGATTAAG gaggagagagagtatttGGACCTGTTAGCTGCGGAGAAGCACCAGCAGGAAGCCTTGAAAAGTGCCAAGGATCAGAACCGGACACTCTCGATTCTGGAGGGGATTCTGGAGGATGTGAGAAAAGCTGCTGACCGGCTAGAGGAAGACATCGAGGAACATGCCTTCGACTACAAGAAAGAG GGGATGAATGTTGAAGCAGTGCTGAGGGTggaggatgatgaggagaaACCGAAGAGCAAGAACATCTCTCACAGGAAGCTGTCTGAGGGTGAGGGGAGCCTGGGGCTCAGCATGCTCATCGACTCCCAGAACAACCAGTACGTCCTGACCAAACCCAGGGACTCCACCATGTCCCGTGCTGATCACCATTTCATTAAG GATATAATATTAATAGTGATGCTCTCTTTACCCTGCGGTTGGCTGTGTATCCAGCTGGGCCTGCCTCCCATGTTTGGCTATATAATCTGTGGGGTTTTGCTCGGGCCATCGGGGATGAACAGTATCAAG TCTATGGTTCAGGTGGAGAGTATTGGGGAGTTTGGTGTGCTATTCACACTTTTTGTGGTGGGCCTAGAGTTCTCACCAGAGCAACTTCACAAG gTTTGGAGGATATCTGTGCAGGGCACCTCCTGCCTAACGCTGCTGATGGTGGGAGCAGGGCTGGTATGGGGGCAGCTACTGAGGCTTAATGTCTCACaaactgtgtttgtgtccagTTGTCTGTCTTTGTCTAGCACCCCACTGGTGTCTAAGTTCCTCTCTGGCGCTTCACGTGCGGAAAAAGAGG aggcaggcaatgagaggaagaggagagagagagagagagatgaacactgtgcgtgtgtgtgtcaaagaatGATCCACTCACTGCCCCTTATCTTGTATGAGAAGAAAG GTGAGCTGGAGCCCAGCAGTGTGTTACTGGGCATGCTGGTGATGCAGGATGTCCAGTTGGGTCTGTTCATTGCCATTATGCCGACCCTCATTCAGGCAGGGGATGGACAAGCAGACAG CTCTGTATCAGGTGTGGTCCACGTGCTGTGGCTGCTGGTCCAGGTGCTGGTCTGCCTGGCAGGAGTACTCTTGCTATGTTTTTTCTTGCGGTCATTCCTGATTGGCCCCTTCTACAGGAAGCTCCATGCCGAATGTCGGGGCAGCAAGGAGATCATGGTCCTGGGGACAACGGCCTTCATGTTCCTGATGCTAATG GTGACTGAGTTCCTGTATTTGTCCATGGAGCTTGGCTGCTTCCTGGCGGGGGCGCTCGTTTCCTCACAGGGCCACATGGTCACTTCGGAGGTGATGCGCTGTGTGGAGCCAATCAGAGACTTTTTGGCTATAATATTTTTTGCTTCCATTG GCCTCCATGTGTTTCCTACCTTTGTGCTGTATGAGCTGACCATCCTGCTGGTGTTAACTCTGTCACTGGTCATTTTAAAG GCGATgccctacagtacacacagtgtGATGCACGTGGTGGGACTGACGCACAGTGACCATCACAATCATAAAGTGTCTGACAACATGGAAGGAATCCCTACAGAAATAGACCAGGCTGGAAAAAAAGATGACAAAATTAAGACCCAG TTTCTCATGGCGGTGGTTGTTCTGTCCACCCTGTTGCCGCGCGGCTCTCGTCACATCTGCTGGCTGGTCTCAGCGGGCCTGGCACAGGTCAGCGAGTTCTCTTTCGTGCTCGGCAGCCAAGCCCGTCGCACAGGAATCATTTCACGAGAG GTCTACCTGCTGGTCCTTAGCGTGACCACTCTGAGCCTCCTGTTGGCCCCAGTGCTGTGGTGGGCCGCCAGGCTTCGCTTCATACCTCACATGGACCGCAAGATGGTCACCTGA
- the tmco3 gene encoding transmembrane and coiled-coil domain-containing protein 3 isoform X3: MRVLCVLLWWVGLAVALRQQQDTVAQHAIKLYRGRGAGASFGHRWVRENCQMLAGLLRQKNAAIRKLSLAAVAALRDPTLSDSERLYQVHTLEVFQRELNESEHSVFQAALGLQRVLHGDYRDVVSMKHSSRQRLEALREAAIKEEREYLDLLAAEKHQQEALKSAKDQNRTLSILEGILEDVRKAADRLEEDIEEHAFDYKKEGMNVEAVLRVEDDEEKPKSKNISHRKLSEGEGSLGLSMLIDSQNNQYVLTKPRDSTMSRADHHFIKDIILIVMLSLPCGWLCIQLGLPPMFGYIICGVLLGPSGMNSIKSMVQVESIGEFGVLFTLFVVGLEFSPEQLHKVWRISVQGTSCLTLLMVGAGLVWGQLLRLNVSQTVFVSSCLSLSSTPLVSKFLSGASRAEKEGELEPSSVLLGMLVMQDVQLGLFIAIMPTLIQAGDGQADSSVSGVVHVLWLLVQVLVCLAGVLLLCFFLRSFLIGPFYRKLHAECRGSKEIMVLGTTAFMFLMLMVTEFLYLSMELGCFLAGALVSSQGHMVTSEVMRCVEPIRDFLAIIFFASIGLHVFPTFVLYELTILLVLTLSLVILKAMPYSTHSVMHVVGLTHSDHHNHKVSDNMEGIPTEIDQAGKKDDKIKTQFLMAVVVLSTLLPRGSRHICWLVSAGLAQVSEFSFVLGSQARRTGIISREVYLLVLSVTTLSLLLAPVLWWAARLRFIPHMDRKMVT; the protein is encoded by the exons ATGCGAGTtctctgtgtgctgctgtggtGGGTAGGCCTTGCAGTGGCACTACGCCAGCAGCAGGACACCGTAGCTCAGCATGCTATTAAGCTGTACCGCGGCCGTGGAGCTGGGGCATCGTTTGGGCACCGATGGGTGCGGGAGAACTGCCAGATGCTGGCAGGGCTGCTGCGGCAGAAAAACGCCGCCATCAGGAAGCTGTCATTAGCTGCCGTGGCGGCGCTGCGTGACCCTACGCTTTCGGATTCCGAGCGGTTGTACCAGGTGCATACGCTGGAGGTGTTCCAGCGAGAGCTGAATGAGAGCGAACACTCGGTCTTCCAGGCCGCACTGGGACTGCAGAGAGTACTCCACGGCGATTACAGGGATGTAGTCAGCATGAAACACAGCAGCAGGCAAAGGCTGGAAGCACTCAGGGAGGCTGCGATTAAG gaggagagagagtatttGGACCTGTTAGCTGCGGAGAAGCACCAGCAGGAAGCCTTGAAAAGTGCCAAGGATCAGAACCGGACACTCTCGATTCTGGAGGGGATTCTGGAGGATGTGAGAAAAGCTGCTGACCGGCTAGAGGAAGACATCGAGGAACATGCCTTCGACTACAAGAAAGAG GGGATGAATGTTGAAGCAGTGCTGAGGGTggaggatgatgaggagaaACCGAAGAGCAAGAACATCTCTCACAGGAAGCTGTCTGAGGGTGAGGGGAGCCTGGGGCTCAGCATGCTCATCGACTCCCAGAACAACCAGTACGTCCTGACCAAACCCAGGGACTCCACCATGTCCCGTGCTGATCACCATTTCATTAAG GATATAATATTAATAGTGATGCTCTCTTTACCCTGCGGTTGGCTGTGTATCCAGCTGGGCCTGCCTCCCATGTTTGGCTATATAATCTGTGGGGTTTTGCTCGGGCCATCGGGGATGAACAGTATCAAG TCTATGGTTCAGGTGGAGAGTATTGGGGAGTTTGGTGTGCTATTCACACTTTTTGTGGTGGGCCTAGAGTTCTCACCAGAGCAACTTCACAAG gTTTGGAGGATATCTGTGCAGGGCACCTCCTGCCTAACGCTGCTGATGGTGGGAGCAGGGCTGGTATGGGGGCAGCTACTGAGGCTTAATGTCTCACaaactgtgtttgtgtccagTTGTCTGTCTTTGTCTAGCACCCCACTGGTGTCTAAGTTCCTCTCTGGCGCTTCACGTGCGGAAAAAGAGG GTGAGCTGGAGCCCAGCAGTGTGTTACTGGGCATGCTGGTGATGCAGGATGTCCAGTTGGGTCTGTTCATTGCCATTATGCCGACCCTCATTCAGGCAGGGGATGGACAAGCAGACAG CTCTGTATCAGGTGTGGTCCACGTGCTGTGGCTGCTGGTCCAGGTGCTGGTCTGCCTGGCAGGAGTACTCTTGCTATGTTTTTTCTTGCGGTCATTCCTGATTGGCCCCTTCTACAGGAAGCTCCATGCCGAATGTCGGGGCAGCAAGGAGATCATGGTCCTGGGGACAACGGCCTTCATGTTCCTGATGCTAATG GTGACTGAGTTCCTGTATTTGTCCATGGAGCTTGGCTGCTTCCTGGCGGGGGCGCTCGTTTCCTCACAGGGCCACATGGTCACTTCGGAGGTGATGCGCTGTGTGGAGCCAATCAGAGACTTTTTGGCTATAATATTTTTTGCTTCCATTG GCCTCCATGTGTTTCCTACCTTTGTGCTGTATGAGCTGACCATCCTGCTGGTGTTAACTCTGTCACTGGTCATTTTAAAG GCGATgccctacagtacacacagtgtGATGCACGTGGTGGGACTGACGCACAGTGACCATCACAATCATAAAGTGTCTGACAACATGGAAGGAATCCCTACAGAAATAGACCAGGCTGGAAAAAAAGATGACAAAATTAAGACCCAG TTTCTCATGGCGGTGGTTGTTCTGTCCACCCTGTTGCCGCGCGGCTCTCGTCACATCTGCTGGCTGGTCTCAGCGGGCCTGGCACAGGTCAGCGAGTTCTCTTTCGTGCTCGGCAGCCAAGCCCGTCGCACAGGAATCATTTCACGAGAG GTCTACCTGCTGGTCCTTAGCGTGACCACTCTGAGCCTCCTGTTGGCCCCAGTGCTGTGGTGGGCCGCCAGGCTTCGCTTCATACCTCACATGGACCGCAAGATGGTCACCTGA
- the tmco3 gene encoding transmembrane and coiled-coil domain-containing protein 3 isoform X2: protein MRVLCVLLWWVGLAVALRQQQDTVAQHAIKLYRGRGAGASFGHRWVRENCQMLAGLLRQKNAAIRKLSLAAVAALRDPTLSDSERLYQVHTLEVFQRELNESEHSVFQAALGLQRVLHGDYRDVVSMKHSSRQRLEALREAAIKEEREYLDLLAAEKHQQEALKSAKDQNRTLSILEGILEDVRKAADRLEEDIEEHAFDYKKEGMNVEAVLRVEDDEEKPKSKNISHRKLSEGEGSLGLSMLIDSQNNQYVLTKPRDSTMSRADHHFIKDIILIVMLSLPCGWLCIQLGLPPMFGYIICGVLLGPSGMNSIKSMVQVESIGEFGVLFTLFVVGLEFSPEQLHKVWRISVQGTSCLTLLMVGAGLVWGQLLRLNVSQTVFVSSCLSLSSTPLVSKFLSGASRAEKEGNERKRRERERDEHCACVCQRMIHSLPLILYEKKGELEPSSVLLGMLVMQDVQLGLFIAIMPTLIQAGDGQADSSVSGVVHVLWLLVQVLVCLAGVLLLCFFLRSFLIGPFYRKLHAECRGSKEIMVLGTTAFMFLMLMVTEFLYLSMELGCFLAGALVSSQGHMVTSEVMRCVEPIRDFLAIIFFASIGLHVFPTFVLYELTILLVLTLSLVILKAMPYSTHSVMHVVGLTHSDHHNHKVSDNMEGIPTEIDQAGKKDDKIKTQFLMAVVVLSTLLPRGSRHICWLVSAGLAQVSEFSFVLGSQARRTGIISREVYLLVLSVTTLSLLLAPVLWWAARLRFIPHMDRKMVT from the exons ATGCGAGTtctctgtgtgctgctgtggtGGGTAGGCCTTGCAGTGGCACTACGCCAGCAGCAGGACACCGTAGCTCAGCATGCTATTAAGCTGTACCGCGGCCGTGGAGCTGGGGCATCGTTTGGGCACCGATGGGTGCGGGAGAACTGCCAGATGCTGGCAGGGCTGCTGCGGCAGAAAAACGCCGCCATCAGGAAGCTGTCATTAGCTGCCGTGGCGGCGCTGCGTGACCCTACGCTTTCGGATTCCGAGCGGTTGTACCAGGTGCATACGCTGGAGGTGTTCCAGCGAGAGCTGAATGAGAGCGAACACTCGGTCTTCCAGGCCGCACTGGGACTGCAGAGAGTACTCCACGGCGATTACAGGGATGTAGTCAGCATGAAACACAGCAGCAGGCAAAGGCTGGAAGCACTCAGGGAGGCTGCGATTAAG gaggagagagagtatttGGACCTGTTAGCTGCGGAGAAGCACCAGCAGGAAGCCTTGAAAAGTGCCAAGGATCAGAACCGGACACTCTCGATTCTGGAGGGGATTCTGGAGGATGTGAGAAAAGCTGCTGACCGGCTAGAGGAAGACATCGAGGAACATGCCTTCGACTACAAGAAAGAG GGGATGAATGTTGAAGCAGTGCTGAGGGTggaggatgatgaggagaaACCGAAGAGCAAGAACATCTCTCACAGGAAGCTGTCTGAGGGTGAGGGGAGCCTGGGGCTCAGCATGCTCATCGACTCCCAGAACAACCAGTACGTCCTGACCAAACCCAGGGACTCCACCATGTCCCGTGCTGATCACCATTTCATTAAG GATATAATATTAATAGTGATGCTCTCTTTACCCTGCGGTTGGCTGTGTATCCAGCTGGGCCTGCCTCCCATGTTTGGCTATATAATCTGTGGGGTTTTGCTCGGGCCATCGGGGATGAACAGTATCAAG TCTATGGTTCAGGTGGAGAGTATTGGGGAGTTTGGTGTGCTATTCACACTTTTTGTGGTGGGCCTAGAGTTCTCACCAGAGCAACTTCACAAG gTTTGGAGGATATCTGTGCAGGGCACCTCCTGCCTAACGCTGCTGATGGTGGGAGCAGGGCTGGTATGGGGGCAGCTACTGAGGCTTAATGTCTCACaaactgtgtttgtgtccagTTGTCTGTCTTTGTCTAGCACCCCACTGGTGTCTAAGTTCCTCTCTGGCGCTTCACGTGCGGAAAAAGAGG gcaatgagaggaagaggagagagagagagagagatgaacactgtgcgtgtgtgtgtcaaagaatGATCCACTCACTGCCCCTTATCTTGTATGAGAAGAAAG GTGAGCTGGAGCCCAGCAGTGTGTTACTGGGCATGCTGGTGATGCAGGATGTCCAGTTGGGTCTGTTCATTGCCATTATGCCGACCCTCATTCAGGCAGGGGATGGACAAGCAGACAG CTCTGTATCAGGTGTGGTCCACGTGCTGTGGCTGCTGGTCCAGGTGCTGGTCTGCCTGGCAGGAGTACTCTTGCTATGTTTTTTCTTGCGGTCATTCCTGATTGGCCCCTTCTACAGGAAGCTCCATGCCGAATGTCGGGGCAGCAAGGAGATCATGGTCCTGGGGACAACGGCCTTCATGTTCCTGATGCTAATG GTGACTGAGTTCCTGTATTTGTCCATGGAGCTTGGCTGCTTCCTGGCGGGGGCGCTCGTTTCCTCACAGGGCCACATGGTCACTTCGGAGGTGATGCGCTGTGTGGAGCCAATCAGAGACTTTTTGGCTATAATATTTTTTGCTTCCATTG GCCTCCATGTGTTTCCTACCTTTGTGCTGTATGAGCTGACCATCCTGCTGGTGTTAACTCTGTCACTGGTCATTTTAAAG GCGATgccctacagtacacacagtgtGATGCACGTGGTGGGACTGACGCACAGTGACCATCACAATCATAAAGTGTCTGACAACATGGAAGGAATCCCTACAGAAATAGACCAGGCTGGAAAAAAAGATGACAAAATTAAGACCCAG TTTCTCATGGCGGTGGTTGTTCTGTCCACCCTGTTGCCGCGCGGCTCTCGTCACATCTGCTGGCTGGTCTCAGCGGGCCTGGCACAGGTCAGCGAGTTCTCTTTCGTGCTCGGCAGCCAAGCCCGTCGCACAGGAATCATTTCACGAGAG GTCTACCTGCTGGTCCTTAGCGTGACCACTCTGAGCCTCCTGTTGGCCCCAGTGCTGTGGTGGGCCGCCAGGCTTCGCTTCATACCTCACATGGACCGCAAGATGGTCACCTGA
- the tmco3 gene encoding transmembrane and coiled-coil domain-containing protein 3 isoform X5, which produces MRVLCVLLWWVGLAVALRQQQDTVAQHAIKLYRGRGAGASFGHRWVRENCQMLAGLLRQKNAAIRKLSLAAVAALRDPTLSDSERLYQVHTLEVFQRELNESEHSVFQAALGLQRVLHGDYRDVVSMKHSSRQRLEALREAAIKEEREYLDLLAAEKHQQEALKSAKDQNRTLSILEGILEDVRKAADRLEEDIEEHAFDYKKEGMNVEAVLRVEDDEEKPKSKNISHRKLSEGEGSLGLSMLIDSQNNQYVLTKPRDSTMSRADHHFIKDIILIVMLSLPCGWLCIQLGLPPMFGYIICGVLLGPSGMNSIKSMVQVESIGEFGVLFTLFVVGLEFSPEQLHKVWRISVQGTSCLTLLMVGAGLVWGQLLRLNVSQTVFVSSCLSLSSTPLVSKFLSGASRAEKEGELEPSSVLLGMLVMQDVQLGLFIAIMPTLIQAGDGQADSSVSGVVHVLWLLVQVLVCLAGVLLLCFFLRSFLIGPFYRKLHAECRGSKEIMVLGTTAFMFLMLMVTEFLYLSMELGCFLAGALVSSQGHMVTSEVMRCVEPIRDFLAIIFFASIGLHVFPTFVLYELTILLVLTLSLVILKFLMAVVVLSTLLPRGSRHICWLVSAGLAQVSEFSFVLGSQARRTGIISREVYLLVLSVTTLSLLLAPVLWWAARLRFIPHMDRKMVT; this is translated from the exons ATGCGAGTtctctgtgtgctgctgtggtGGGTAGGCCTTGCAGTGGCACTACGCCAGCAGCAGGACACCGTAGCTCAGCATGCTATTAAGCTGTACCGCGGCCGTGGAGCTGGGGCATCGTTTGGGCACCGATGGGTGCGGGAGAACTGCCAGATGCTGGCAGGGCTGCTGCGGCAGAAAAACGCCGCCATCAGGAAGCTGTCATTAGCTGCCGTGGCGGCGCTGCGTGACCCTACGCTTTCGGATTCCGAGCGGTTGTACCAGGTGCATACGCTGGAGGTGTTCCAGCGAGAGCTGAATGAGAGCGAACACTCGGTCTTCCAGGCCGCACTGGGACTGCAGAGAGTACTCCACGGCGATTACAGGGATGTAGTCAGCATGAAACACAGCAGCAGGCAAAGGCTGGAAGCACTCAGGGAGGCTGCGATTAAG gaggagagagagtatttGGACCTGTTAGCTGCGGAGAAGCACCAGCAGGAAGCCTTGAAAAGTGCCAAGGATCAGAACCGGACACTCTCGATTCTGGAGGGGATTCTGGAGGATGTGAGAAAAGCTGCTGACCGGCTAGAGGAAGACATCGAGGAACATGCCTTCGACTACAAGAAAGAG GGGATGAATGTTGAAGCAGTGCTGAGGGTggaggatgatgaggagaaACCGAAGAGCAAGAACATCTCTCACAGGAAGCTGTCTGAGGGTGAGGGGAGCCTGGGGCTCAGCATGCTCATCGACTCCCAGAACAACCAGTACGTCCTGACCAAACCCAGGGACTCCACCATGTCCCGTGCTGATCACCATTTCATTAAG GATATAATATTAATAGTGATGCTCTCTTTACCCTGCGGTTGGCTGTGTATCCAGCTGGGCCTGCCTCCCATGTTTGGCTATATAATCTGTGGGGTTTTGCTCGGGCCATCGGGGATGAACAGTATCAAG TCTATGGTTCAGGTGGAGAGTATTGGGGAGTTTGGTGTGCTATTCACACTTTTTGTGGTGGGCCTAGAGTTCTCACCAGAGCAACTTCACAAG gTTTGGAGGATATCTGTGCAGGGCACCTCCTGCCTAACGCTGCTGATGGTGGGAGCAGGGCTGGTATGGGGGCAGCTACTGAGGCTTAATGTCTCACaaactgtgtttgtgtccagTTGTCTGTCTTTGTCTAGCACCCCACTGGTGTCTAAGTTCCTCTCTGGCGCTTCACGTGCGGAAAAAGAGG GTGAGCTGGAGCCCAGCAGTGTGTTACTGGGCATGCTGGTGATGCAGGATGTCCAGTTGGGTCTGTTCATTGCCATTATGCCGACCCTCATTCAGGCAGGGGATGGACAAGCAGACAG CTCTGTATCAGGTGTGGTCCACGTGCTGTGGCTGCTGGTCCAGGTGCTGGTCTGCCTGGCAGGAGTACTCTTGCTATGTTTTTTCTTGCGGTCATTCCTGATTGGCCCCTTCTACAGGAAGCTCCATGCCGAATGTCGGGGCAGCAAGGAGATCATGGTCCTGGGGACAACGGCCTTCATGTTCCTGATGCTAATG GTGACTGAGTTCCTGTATTTGTCCATGGAGCTTGGCTGCTTCCTGGCGGGGGCGCTCGTTTCCTCACAGGGCCACATGGTCACTTCGGAGGTGATGCGCTGTGTGGAGCCAATCAGAGACTTTTTGGCTATAATATTTTTTGCTTCCATTG GCCTCCATGTGTTTCCTACCTTTGTGCTGTATGAGCTGACCATCCTGCTGGTGTTAACTCTGTCACTGGTCATTTTAAAG TTTCTCATGGCGGTGGTTGTTCTGTCCACCCTGTTGCCGCGCGGCTCTCGTCACATCTGCTGGCTGGTCTCAGCGGGCCTGGCACAGGTCAGCGAGTTCTCTTTCGTGCTCGGCAGCCAAGCCCGTCGCACAGGAATCATTTCACGAGAG GTCTACCTGCTGGTCCTTAGCGTGACCACTCTGAGCCTCCTGTTGGCCCCAGTGCTGTGGTGGGCCGCCAGGCTTCGCTTCATACCTCACATGGACCGCAAGATGGTCACCTGA
- the tmco3 gene encoding transmembrane and coiled-coil domain-containing protein 3 isoform X4 — protein sequence MRVLCVLLWWVGLAVALRQQQDTVAQHAIKLYRGRGAGASFGHRWVRENCQMLAGLLRQKNAAIRKLSLAAVAALRDPTLSDSERLYQVHTLEVFQRELNESEHSVFQAALGLQRVLHGDYRDVVSMKHSSRQRLEALREAAIKEEREYLDLLAAEKHQQEALKSAKDQNRTLSILEGILEDVRKAADRLEEDIEEHAFDYKKEGMNVEAVLRVEDDEEKPKSKNISHRKLSEGEGSLGLSMLIDSQNNQYVLTKPRDSTMSRADHHFIKDIILIVMLSLPCGWLCIQLGLPPMFGYIICGVLLGPSGMNSIKSMVQVESIGEFGVLFTLFVVGLEFSPEQLHKVWRISVQGTSCLTLLMVGAGLVWGQLLRLNVSQTVFVSSCLSLSSTPLVSKFLSGASRAEKEEAGNERKRRERERDEHCACVCQRMIHSLPLILYEKKGELEPSSVLLGMLVMQDVQLGLFIAIMPTLIQAGDGQADSSVSGVVHVLWLLVQVLVCLAGVLLLCFFLRSFLIGPFYRKLHAECRGSKEIMVLGTTAFMFLMLMVTEFLYLSMELGCFLAGALVSSQGHMVTSEVMRCVEPIRDFLAIIFFASIGLHVFPTFVLYELTILLVLTLSLVILKFLMAVVVLSTLLPRGSRHICWLVSAGLAQVSEFSFVLGSQARRTGIISREVYLLVLSVTTLSLLLAPVLWWAARLRFIPHMDRKMVT from the exons ATGCGAGTtctctgtgtgctgctgtggtGGGTAGGCCTTGCAGTGGCACTACGCCAGCAGCAGGACACCGTAGCTCAGCATGCTATTAAGCTGTACCGCGGCCGTGGAGCTGGGGCATCGTTTGGGCACCGATGGGTGCGGGAGAACTGCCAGATGCTGGCAGGGCTGCTGCGGCAGAAAAACGCCGCCATCAGGAAGCTGTCATTAGCTGCCGTGGCGGCGCTGCGTGACCCTACGCTTTCGGATTCCGAGCGGTTGTACCAGGTGCATACGCTGGAGGTGTTCCAGCGAGAGCTGAATGAGAGCGAACACTCGGTCTTCCAGGCCGCACTGGGACTGCAGAGAGTACTCCACGGCGATTACAGGGATGTAGTCAGCATGAAACACAGCAGCAGGCAAAGGCTGGAAGCACTCAGGGAGGCTGCGATTAAG gaggagagagagtatttGGACCTGTTAGCTGCGGAGAAGCACCAGCAGGAAGCCTTGAAAAGTGCCAAGGATCAGAACCGGACACTCTCGATTCTGGAGGGGATTCTGGAGGATGTGAGAAAAGCTGCTGACCGGCTAGAGGAAGACATCGAGGAACATGCCTTCGACTACAAGAAAGAG GGGATGAATGTTGAAGCAGTGCTGAGGGTggaggatgatgaggagaaACCGAAGAGCAAGAACATCTCTCACAGGAAGCTGTCTGAGGGTGAGGGGAGCCTGGGGCTCAGCATGCTCATCGACTCCCAGAACAACCAGTACGTCCTGACCAAACCCAGGGACTCCACCATGTCCCGTGCTGATCACCATTTCATTAAG GATATAATATTAATAGTGATGCTCTCTTTACCCTGCGGTTGGCTGTGTATCCAGCTGGGCCTGCCTCCCATGTTTGGCTATATAATCTGTGGGGTTTTGCTCGGGCCATCGGGGATGAACAGTATCAAG TCTATGGTTCAGGTGGAGAGTATTGGGGAGTTTGGTGTGCTATTCACACTTTTTGTGGTGGGCCTAGAGTTCTCACCAGAGCAACTTCACAAG gTTTGGAGGATATCTGTGCAGGGCACCTCCTGCCTAACGCTGCTGATGGTGGGAGCAGGGCTGGTATGGGGGCAGCTACTGAGGCTTAATGTCTCACaaactgtgtttgtgtccagTTGTCTGTCTTTGTCTAGCACCCCACTGGTGTCTAAGTTCCTCTCTGGCGCTTCACGTGCGGAAAAAGAGG aggcaggcaatgagaggaagaggagagagagagagagagatgaacactgtgcgtgtgtgtgtcaaagaatGATCCACTCACTGCCCCTTATCTTGTATGAGAAGAAAG GTGAGCTGGAGCCCAGCAGTGTGTTACTGGGCATGCTGGTGATGCAGGATGTCCAGTTGGGTCTGTTCATTGCCATTATGCCGACCCTCATTCAGGCAGGGGATGGACAAGCAGACAG CTCTGTATCAGGTGTGGTCCACGTGCTGTGGCTGCTGGTCCAGGTGCTGGTCTGCCTGGCAGGAGTACTCTTGCTATGTTTTTTCTTGCGGTCATTCCTGATTGGCCCCTTCTACAGGAAGCTCCATGCCGAATGTCGGGGCAGCAAGGAGATCATGGTCCTGGGGACAACGGCCTTCATGTTCCTGATGCTAATG GTGACTGAGTTCCTGTATTTGTCCATGGAGCTTGGCTGCTTCCTGGCGGGGGCGCTCGTTTCCTCACAGGGCCACATGGTCACTTCGGAGGTGATGCGCTGTGTGGAGCCAATCAGAGACTTTTTGGCTATAATATTTTTTGCTTCCATTG GCCTCCATGTGTTTCCTACCTTTGTGCTGTATGAGCTGACCATCCTGCTGGTGTTAACTCTGTCACTGGTCATTTTAAAG TTTCTCATGGCGGTGGTTGTTCTGTCCACCCTGTTGCCGCGCGGCTCTCGTCACATCTGCTGGCTGGTCTCAGCGGGCCTGGCACAGGTCAGCGAGTTCTCTTTCGTGCTCGGCAGCCAAGCCCGTCGCACAGGAATCATTTCACGAGAG GTCTACCTGCTGGTCCTTAGCGTGACCACTCTGAGCCTCCTGTTGGCCCCAGTGCTGTGGTGGGCCGCCAGGCTTCGCTTCATACCTCACATGGACCGCAAGATGGTCACCTGA